Proteins co-encoded in one Malus sylvestris chromosome 7, drMalSylv7.2, whole genome shotgun sequence genomic window:
- the LOC126628284 gene encoding uncharacterized protein LOC126628284 has product MALEKNTFETITPSRFITFTFPNPSNSSSLLRVAVLDSPLQLTDSPRVAAMLVPIHRESDWIFSTESGHLQLLLSSPGISRLILIGSDRSVDAHHSPPIYHRPDKNGTSCNEELGVSEKLKPLLLALSPKCCFKFGIPEIPILCYEDNVVSSVVLERCVGSLVGEMVVEDVEIESGAGEVSKREFRRRLRFKRMPNLVQTEVRLVPKMGFGFDCVEFGEIEFRLDNSVLVHPYLVPMVASLSLVASCIEEQIRSGCRPQALCLGVGGGALLGFLSTHLSFQVVGVEADEGVLRVARKYFGLENGEHINVHVGDAIKFIEKLAFRVSGQNAGSIFADEVEDGSESCDVGDGNAVDTKFDAVLVDLDSSEAWGSLIAPPFEFVRKHVLLAAKSVLCDNGIFAINVIPPNRSFYTTMIREFREVFLELYEIDVGNGENFILIAVLSPVTSATSDCENSFLNKLRMVISGAYLNSIKKI; this is encoded by the coding sequence ATGGCTCTGGAGAAGAACACATTCGAAACCATAACCCCATCTCGTTTCATTACCTTCACTTTCCCAAACCCCTCCAACTCCTCCTCACTCCTCCGCGTCGCCGTCCTCGACTCACCTCTTCAACTCACTGACTCACCCCGAGTCGCCGCCATGCTCGTCCCCATCCACCGCGAGTCCGACTGGATATTCTCCACCGAGTCGGGCCACCTCCAGCTCCTTCTCAGCTCGCCTGGGATCTCCCGCCTAATCCTCATCGGCAGCGACCGATCCGTAGACGCTCACCATTCACCGCCAATCTACCACCGTCCGGATAAAAACGGCACGTCGTGTAATGAGGAACTCGGGGTGAGTGAGAAATTGAAACCTCTTTTGCTTGCTTTATCTCCAAAGTGTTGCTTCAAATTTGGCATTCCTGAGATACCCATTTTGTGTTATGAAGATAATGTGGTTTCTAGTGTGGTTTTGGAGAGGTGTGTTGGGTCTCTGGTTGGGGAAATGGTGGTGGAGGATGTGGAGATTGAGAGTGGCGCCGGCGAGGTTTCGAAGAGGGAGTTCAGGAGGCGTTTGAGGTTTAAGAGAATGCCCAATTTGGTTCAAACGGAGGTACGCCTTGTTCCAAagatgggttttggttttgattgtgTGGAATTTGGAGAAATAGAGTTTAGGCTGGATAATAGTGTTTTAGTGCACCCTTATTTGGTTCCTATGGTGGCAAGTCTGagtcttgttgcttcttgtatCGAGGAACAGATTCGAAGTGGGTGTAGGCCCCAAGCTTTGTGTTTAGGAGTTGGCGGTGGAGCTTTGCTTGGATTTTTAAGTACCCATTTGAGTTTTCAGGTTGTGGGTGTGGAGGCGGATGAGGGGGTTCTAAGGGTTGCTAGGAAGTATTTCGGACTAGAAAATGGTGAGCATATCAATGTTCACGTTGGAGATGCAATAAAGTTTATAGAGAAACTTGCTTTCCGTGTTAGTGGACAGAATGCCGGTTCTATTTTTGCAGATGAGGTAGAGGATGGTAGTGAGTCTTGTGACGTGGGTGATGGCAATGCCGTTGATACTAAATTTGATGCAGTGCTAGTTGATTTGGATTCAAGTGAAGCTTGGGGCAGTTTAATTGCTCCGCCATTTGAGTTTGTTAGGAAGCATGTGCTTTTGGCTGCCAAATCAGTTCTTTGTGATAATGGCATCTTTGCTATAAATGTTATTCCTCCAAATCGGTCATTTTACACAACAATGATACGCGAGTTTAGAGAAGTTTTTCTTGAGTTGTATGAAATAGACGTCGGAAATGGGGAAAATTTTATTCTTATTGCTGTTCTTTCGCCTGTTACATCTGCTACTAGTGATTGTGAGAACTCTTTCCTTAACAAACTAAGAATGGTTATATCAGGAGCATACTTGAATTCCATAAAGAAGATCTGA